The following proteins are co-located in the Actinomycetota bacterium genome:
- a CDS encoding NAD-dependent epimerase/dehydratase family protein, with translation MRILILGGDGYLGWPTSMRFARLGHEVHAVDNYLRRHAHAEAGTDSLTPIAASLPERASAFREVTGLEIGVSEGDLLDWDVVERVFRDFPPEAIVHYGEIPSAPYSMIDREHAVFTQTNNVINTLNVLYAMAEFAPDAHLVKLGTMGEYGTPDIDIEEGFIEIHHQGRSDILPFPKLPGSMYHLTKVHDSHNIHFACRIWGLRSTDLNQGVVYGIETEDTTLDERLNTRFDYDEVFGTALNRFCLQAVIGHPLTVYGAGGQTRGYLNIVDTIRCVELAILNPPEAGEYRVFNQFTEQFSVLDLARLVQSAGKQVGIDVRVDHLDNPRVEKEEHYYKATHTKLLDLGLEPHLLSGTLIESMFATIERYKARVVFDHILPVTRWRGIREGSAR, from the coding sequence GTGCGCATCCTGATCCTCGGCGGCGACGGTTACCTGGGGTGGCCGACGTCGATGCGGTTCGCGCGCCTCGGCCACGAGGTGCACGCCGTCGACAACTATCTCCGCCGACACGCGCACGCCGAGGCCGGAACGGACTCGCTCACCCCGATCGCGGCCTCGCTCCCCGAGCGCGCGAGTGCGTTCCGCGAGGTTACGGGGCTCGAGATCGGCGTGAGCGAGGGCGACCTGCTCGACTGGGACGTCGTCGAGCGCGTCTTCCGCGACTTCCCGCCCGAAGCCATCGTTCACTACGGCGAGATACCGAGCGCGCCGTACTCGATGATCGACCGCGAGCATGCCGTGTTCACGCAGACGAACAACGTCATCAACACGCTGAACGTCCTGTACGCCATGGCGGAGTTCGCGCCGGACGCGCACCTGGTGAAGCTCGGCACGATGGGCGAGTACGGAACGCCCGACATCGACATCGAAGAGGGCTTCATCGAGATCCATCACCAGGGACGGAGCGACATCCTTCCGTTCCCCAAGCTGCCCGGCTCGATGTACCACCTGACGAAGGTCCACGACTCCCACAACATCCATTTCGCATGCCGCATCTGGGGCCTTCGCTCGACCGATCTGAACCAGGGCGTCGTGTACGGGATCGAGACCGAGGACACCACGCTCGACGAGCGTCTGAACACCCGTTTCGACTACGACGAGGTGTTCGGTACGGCACTCAACCGATTCTGCCTGCAGGCGGTGATCGGCCACCCGCTTACGGTGTACGGCGCGGGCGGACAGACACGGGGGTACTTGAACATCGTCGACACCATCCGCTGCGTCGAGCTTGCGATCCTCAATCCACCCGAGGCCGGCGAGTACCGGGTGTTCAACCAGTTCACGGAGCAGTTCTCCGTGCTCGACCTGGCCAGGCTGGTACAGAGCGCCGGGAAGCAAGTCGGGATCGACGTGCGCGTCGACCATCTCGACAACCCTCGCGTCGAGAAGGAGGAGCACTACTACAAGGCGACGCACACCAAGCTGCTCGACCTGGGGCTCGAGCCGCACCTGCTGTCCGGGACGCTCATCGAGTCGATGTTCGCGACCATCGAGCGATACAAGGCCCGCGTTGTCTTCGACCACATCTTGCCGGTGACCAGGTGGCGAGGCATCCGCGAGGGCTCGGCGCGCTGA
- a CDS encoding cysteine desulfurase-like protein, which produces MTLDVVGIRARFPSLAREVDGRPVAFLDAPGGSQVPDVVIEAMAGYLRRSNANVHGAFETSRETDALIDKTHRAAADLLNADPDEVVFGPNATTLLLSISRSIARTLGPGDEVVVTRLDHDANVRPWLLAARDAAASVRWVDIRGDDVTLDGSSFEASLNERTKVVAFTLASNAVGTIPPATELVRIVRERTDAIIACDGVHLAQHRRIDARGIGADIIVCSPYKIFGPHLGILYGRRELLEKLDPYKVRPASDALPHAFETGTQNHEAFAGWVAAVDYLARLGGPRPNRREALAASFTDVIEPWERELAARFLKGITSMQHVRLYGIADLGRLHERTPTFAVRVGDRHPFETAKLLADRGIFVWDGHYYALELMERLELQDTGGAVRIGFCHYNTPDEVDRTLEELAGLS; this is translated from the coding sequence ATGACGCTCGACGTCGTCGGCATCCGCGCGCGGTTTCCATCCCTAGCGCGCGAAGTCGACGGCCGGCCCGTCGCGTTCCTCGACGCTCCCGGCGGGTCTCAGGTGCCCGACGTCGTCATCGAGGCGATGGCCGGCTACCTTCGCCGAAGCAACGCGAACGTCCACGGCGCGTTCGAGACCAGCCGCGAGACCGATGCGCTGATCGACAAGACGCACCGAGCCGCGGCCGACCTGTTGAACGCCGATCCCGACGAGGTGGTCTTCGGCCCGAACGCGACGACGCTCCTGCTTTCGATCTCGCGATCGATCGCCCGAACGCTCGGGCCCGGCGACGAGGTCGTCGTCACGCGGCTCGATCACGACGCGAATGTCCGGCCGTGGCTGCTTGCCGCGCGGGACGCCGCCGCTTCCGTTCGATGGGTGGATATCCGCGGTGATGACGTGACACTTGACGGGTCGTCGTTCGAGGCCTCTCTCAACGAGCGGACGAAGGTCGTCGCGTTCACCCTCGCATCGAACGCGGTCGGAACGATCCCGCCGGCCACGGAGCTCGTTCGGATCGTCCGCGAACGGACCGACGCGATCATCGCGTGCGACGGCGTCCACCTCGCGCAGCATCGCCGGATCGACGCACGCGGCATCGGTGCCGACATCATCGTGTGTTCGCCGTACAAGATCTTCGGACCGCATCTCGGGATCCTCTACGGGCGACGCGAGCTCCTCGAGAAGCTCGACCCGTACAAGGTCAGGCCGGCGAGCGACGCGCTCCCCCACGCATTCGAGACCGGCACGCAGAACCACGAGGCGTTCGCCGGGTGGGTCGCCGCGGTCGACTACCTCGCCCGGCTCGGAGGCCCGAGGCCGAATCGTCGCGAGGCGCTCGCGGCTTCGTTCACCGATGTCATCGAGCCCTGGGAGCGTGAGCTCGCGGCGAGGTTTTTGAAGGGCATTACCTCGATGCAGCACGTTCGCCTGTACGGGATCGCCGATCTCGGTCGCCTGCACGAGCGCACGCCGACGTTCGCCGTCCGCGTGGGCGACCGCCATCCGTTCGAGACGGCCAAGCTCCTGGCCGACCGGGGAATCTTCGTGTGGGATGGGCACTACTACGCGCTCGAGCTGATGGAGCGGCTTGAGCTGCAGGACACGGGCGGAGCGGTCCGGATCGGGTTCTGCCACTACAACACCCCCGACGAGGTCGACCGGACGCTCGAGGAGCTCGCCGGGCTCAGTTGA
- a CDS encoding DUF402 domain-containing protein, with product MRRFQPGEAVVLREVLRNRIWVARAVRVVRDADYWMFYIPPGTQWVGPASKHERPLVGLKAPGATWTLAEHVWRSAHVLSFAWPGAGAAVLQFWDTGWNPMYWYVNAEAPLRRFALGFETFDHDLDVVVEPDRSSWRWKDEDDVATGVELGAYSEDDAAAFRREAERGLRRILEREPPFDRGWWSWRPDPSWSAPALPSGWDRLGDARLAHESANRGAEAR from the coding sequence GTGCGCCGATTTCAGCCGGGCGAGGCCGTCGTCCTGCGCGAGGTCCTTCGAAACAGGATCTGGGTGGCGCGAGCTGTGAGGGTTGTGCGCGATGCCGACTACTGGATGTTCTACATCCCGCCCGGCACGCAGTGGGTCGGACCCGCATCCAAGCACGAGCGGCCGTTAGTCGGCCTGAAGGCGCCCGGCGCTACATGGACGCTCGCGGAGCACGTGTGGAGGAGCGCGCACGTCCTCTCGTTCGCCTGGCCGGGCGCAGGGGCCGCGGTACTGCAGTTCTGGGACACGGGCTGGAATCCGATGTACTGGTACGTCAACGCGGAAGCTCCGCTGCGTCGGTTCGCGCTCGGGTTCGAGACCTTCGATCACGACCTGGATGTCGTGGTTGAGCCCGACCGGTCGTCGTGGCGTTGGAAGGACGAGGACGACGTTGCGACCGGCGTGGAGCTCGGCGCCTACAGCGAGGATGACGCCGCGGCCTTCCGACGTGAAGCCGAACGCGGCCTTCGCAGGATCCTGGAGCGCGAACCGCCGTTCGATCGGGGCTGGTGGTCATGGCGCCCTGACCCGAGCTGGTCGGCGCCCGCACTCCCCTCCGGGTGGGACCGGCTCGGCGACGCTCGCCTTGCCCACGAGTCGGCCAACCGCGGGGCGGAGGCCCGATGA
- a CDS encoding cyclodeaminase/cyclohydrolase family protein, with product MSQRELGPQTIGAFLDELASDAATPGGGAVAGITAAAGAALISMVCNLTIGREKYEDVEDEMRGYLDEAEAVRGTFLDLAEQDERAFQAVMTAFKMPKGDDREKAERSAAIQRAYEGAARVPIEVARRAVGLMPAATGCTARGNVNAASDGLVAALALFAATHGALANVDINAGELKDETVAGELRSETASLKTQADELLRGAQAEFAERMS from the coding sequence ATGAGCCAACGTGAACTCGGTCCGCAGACGATCGGCGCGTTCCTCGACGAGCTCGCCTCGGACGCGGCGACGCCGGGCGGTGGAGCCGTCGCCGGAATCACCGCCGCCGCCGGCGCCGCGCTGATCTCGATGGTGTGCAACCTGACGATCGGTCGCGAGAAGTACGAGGACGTCGAGGACGAGATGCGCGGCTACCTCGACGAGGCTGAAGCTGTGCGCGGAACGTTCCTGGACCTCGCCGAGCAGGACGAGCGCGCGTTCCAGGCGGTGATGACCGCGTTCAAGATGCCTAAGGGCGACGACCGGGAGAAGGCCGAACGGAGCGCCGCGATCCAGCGCGCGTACGAGGGCGCGGCGCGCGTGCCGATCGAGGTCGCGCGCAGGGCCGTCGGCCTGATGCCCGCGGCGACCGGGTGCACGGCGCGTGGGAACGTCAACGCTGCGTCGGACGGGCTCGTCGCCGCACTCGCGCTGTTCGCCGCGACGCACGGCGCCCTCGCGAACGTCGACATCAACGCCGGCGAGCTGAAGGATGAAACGGTGGCCGGCGAGCTGCGCTCGGAGACGGCGTCGCTCAAAACCCAGGCCGACGAGCTGCTCCGCGGGGCGCAGGCCGAGTTCGCCGAACGGATGTCCTGA
- the ftcD gene encoding glutamate formimidoyltransferase has product MDPNALVVCVPNFSEGRRVGVIDAICDALSSVPGARLVYRQADAEHNRLDTTIVGAPDPVRRAALAGAANAVELIDMDGHTGGHPRMGAVDVIPFVPLRGISMDEVVELARAFAKELAHELDLPVYLYDRAAISPERASLADVRRGEYEGLREAVARGERLPDFGPHRLGKAGATAVGARKPLIAFNVYLSGPVDDAKAIARAVRESSGGLPAVRAIGFETPDRGGVTVSMNLVDFEVTGIRTAFDAVARLAAERVMRVLSSEIVGLVPEAALANDDADHVRLQGFDEETQILERLVSDDAMEERVR; this is encoded by the coding sequence ATGGATCCGAATGCGCTCGTCGTGTGCGTTCCGAACTTCAGCGAGGGCCGTCGCGTCGGCGTGATCGACGCGATCTGCGATGCCCTCTCGAGCGTTCCCGGCGCGCGTCTCGTCTACCGGCAGGCGGACGCCGAGCACAATCGTCTGGACACGACGATCGTCGGCGCCCCGGACCCGGTGCGGCGCGCGGCGCTCGCCGGCGCGGCGAACGCCGTCGAGCTCATCGACATGGACGGGCACACCGGCGGACACCCGAGAATGGGCGCGGTCGACGTCATTCCGTTCGTGCCGCTCCGAGGGATCTCGATGGACGAGGTCGTCGAGCTGGCACGGGCGTTCGCGAAGGAGCTCGCACACGAATTGGACCTCCCCGTGTACCTGTACGACCGAGCCGCGATCTCGCCCGAGCGAGCGAGTCTCGCCGACGTTCGCCGCGGGGAGTACGAGGGGTTGCGCGAGGCCGTCGCGCGCGGCGAACGCCTCCCCGACTTCGGACCGCACCGCCTCGGCAAGGCCGGCGCCACGGCCGTCGGAGCGAGGAAGCCGCTGATCGCGTTCAACGTCTACCTGTCCGGACCGGTCGACGACGCGAAGGCGATCGCTCGCGCGGTTCGCGAGTCGAGCGGTGGCCTTCCTGCCGTGCGCGCGATCGGGTTCGAGACGCCGGACCGCGGCGGGGTCACCGTCTCCATGAACCTCGTCGACTTCGAGGTGACGGGCATCCGTACGGCGTTCGACGCGGTCGCCCGCCTGGCGGCCGAACGCGTCATGCGGGTGCTTTCGTCTGAGATCGTCGGCCTTGTGCCGGAGGCGGCGCTCGCGAACGACGACGCCGACCATGTGCGGCTGCAGGGCTTCGATGAGGAAACACAGATCCTGGAGCGGCTCGTGAGCGACGACGCCATGGAAGAACGAGTCCGATGA
- a CDS encoding DUF6504 family protein, producing the protein MSKRYDEEVDVRVERDAGMPSAFIWRGRRYEVADVIGRWRIEGRWWADGRDREYWRVEARGGAVWDLYHDHLRDRWHVERLWD; encoded by the coding sequence ATGTCCAAGCGCTACGACGAGGAGGTCGATGTCCGGGTCGAGCGCGATGCCGGCATGCCCTCGGCGTTCATCTGGCGGGGGCGCCGGTACGAGGTCGCCGACGTGATCGGGCGATGGCGGATCGAAGGGCGCTGGTGGGCTGACGGACGCGACCGCGAGTACTGGCGCGTCGAGGCACGTGGCGGCGCGGTGTGGGACCTGTATCACGACCATCTCCGCGACCGGTGGCACGTCGAGCGGCTGTGGGACTGA
- a CDS encoding DNA polymerase III subunit alpha, producing the protein MDTFVHLDVRSYFSIKEGAFSPEALARRAGELGMPAVALTDRDGLYGVARFVEACEHEGVRPILGASLTIRGSGTLPLGPLRDGRIVFLARDAAGYANLCRLITDAHMSGDRGDPSLTPEQVCAHAAGLVALAGSWSPPGALAVAGRVDAGCASLDPYREAFGDRLFVAVENRLEKDSRKEIRALLRLAERADVRAVATNPVRYLVADDAFLADALECMRELVPISRTNVTRCNAEGWLKPAAEMRALFAERPDLITAAVGIAESCEFDIGLRRVNFPEFPTPRGRSASSVLAERCWRGLERRELKATAKIEDRLNHELAMIHRLGYSAYFLTVADIVADVRAMGIRCACRGSAAGSIVCYLTGISDVDAVRHDLAFERFLNPMRDELPDIDIDVESARREDVYDMVLSRYGDDRCACVAMVDTFRARAAVREVGKALGLPEPEVDTVAKSFPHIGAGDLRVAIERLPEMVGSNMNAGQLETLFRVAERLDGFPRHISLHPSGIVLSNDDLVTRVPLERSFQGYRVIQADKDDVELLGYLKLDVLGVRMLSSMRHALDEIARTEHMKVDLDRISLDDEPTFELIRASDTLGCFQIESPGQRELLQKLQPTRWEDLIVDISLFRPGPVKSDMINPYLRRRHGMEAPTYAHPALRSALRETFGVIVYHEQVMRTVSSIGGYSLTEADFIRRHLDRDDMVPSMRSDFLRRAKARNVPDEVAERTWNDVAEFASFGFCKAHAAAFAVPTYQSAWLKTHYPAHFLAGVLTHDPGMYPRRLILEDAREHGIPILPLDVNRSEPEYVVEPVFLDRDAEIGARLGLLVSASHDVRAEDGSAGSAPLDDARDATPPRATYGIRLALNDVHGISDAEVRSILQVRADRPFRDVGDFLRRTAVSRPVVEAIAHAGGFDEIDGGTRRDRLYAAMTTAPQREGDQLALELTARMNEPHRTSLDEYTDAERVRAELEVLGLDASRHLVSFFEPLIADLGATRANDLYRRRADERVMVVGVKVASQTPAIRSGQRIIFLTLDDATGPIDVTVFESVQPKVAKTVFHSFVLAVVGTVRRTGVKGVSVIAEDVWDLVALHQARRDGRLVEALGHEGPATAAAVPRKLWHSSGGSAGR; encoded by the coding sequence GTGGATACGTTCGTCCATCTCGACGTGCGTTCGTACTTCTCCATCAAAGAGGGCGCGTTCTCGCCGGAGGCGCTGGCGCGGCGCGCGGGCGAGCTCGGCATGCCGGCAGTCGCGCTCACGGATCGGGACGGCCTGTACGGCGTGGCGAGGTTCGTCGAAGCGTGCGAGCACGAGGGAGTCCGCCCGATCCTCGGCGCTTCGCTCACGATCCGCGGTTCCGGAACGCTGCCGCTCGGTCCGTTGCGCGATGGACGCATCGTTTTCCTCGCGCGCGACGCGGCGGGCTACGCGAACCTGTGCAGGCTGATCACCGACGCGCACATGTCGGGCGATCGCGGCGATCCGTCGCTGACGCCCGAGCAGGTGTGCGCGCATGCTGCCGGCCTCGTCGCGCTGGCCGGTTCGTGGTCGCCGCCCGGCGCGCTCGCGGTCGCCGGTCGCGTCGACGCGGGTTGCGCGTCGCTCGATCCGTACCGCGAGGCGTTCGGCGACCGCCTGTTCGTCGCCGTGGAGAACCGGCTCGAGAAGGACTCGCGTAAGGAGATCCGCGCGCTCCTGCGTCTGGCCGAACGCGCGGACGTTCGCGCGGTCGCGACCAATCCCGTCCGGTACCTCGTCGCCGATGACGCTTTCTTGGCCGACGCGCTCGAGTGCATGCGCGAGCTCGTGCCGATCAGCCGGACGAACGTCACGCGCTGCAACGCCGAGGGGTGGCTGAAGCCGGCCGCCGAGATGCGCGCTCTGTTCGCCGAGCGCCCCGACCTGATCACGGCGGCGGTCGGGATCGCCGAGTCGTGTGAGTTCGACATCGGACTCCGTCGAGTGAACTTCCCGGAGTTCCCGACGCCGCGGGGACGGAGCGCGTCGAGCGTCCTCGCCGAGCGGTGCTGGCGCGGCTTGGAACGGCGCGAGCTGAAAGCGACGGCCAAGATCGAGGACCGGCTGAACCACGAGCTCGCGATGATCCACCGGCTCGGCTACTCGGCGTACTTCCTGACCGTTGCCGACATCGTGGCCGACGTTCGCGCGATGGGCATCCGCTGCGCGTGCCGGGGAAGCGCCGCCGGCTCGATCGTCTGCTACCTGACGGGCATCTCCGACGTCGACGCGGTCCGGCACGATCTCGCGTTCGAGCGGTTCTTGAACCCGATGCGCGACGAGCTTCCGGACATCGACATCGACGTCGAATCGGCCAGGCGCGAGGACGTCTACGACATGGTGCTCTCGCGGTACGGCGACGACCGATGCGCGTGCGTGGCGATGGTGGATACGTTTCGGGCTCGCGCGGCCGTGCGCGAGGTGGGCAAGGCGCTCGGCCTGCCCGAGCCAGAGGTCGACACGGTCGCCAAGTCGTTTCCGCACATCGGCGCGGGGGATCTCCGCGTGGCGATCGAACGATTGCCCGAGATGGTCGGCTCGAACATGAACGCCGGACAGCTCGAGACGCTGTTCCGGGTGGCCGAACGGCTCGACGGGTTCCCACGTCACATCTCGCTGCACCCTTCCGGCATCGTGCTTTCGAACGACGACCTGGTGACGCGCGTTCCGCTCGAGCGCTCATTCCAGGGGTACCGCGTGATCCAGGCGGACAAGGACGACGTGGAGCTCCTCGGTTACCTGAAGCTCGACGTCCTCGGCGTGCGGATGCTCTCGTCGATGCGACACGCGCTCGACGAGATCGCTCGGACCGAGCACATGAAGGTCGATCTCGATCGGATCTCCCTCGACGACGAGCCGACGTTCGAGCTGATCCGTGCGTCCGACACGCTCGGCTGCTTCCAGATCGAGAGTCCCGGCCAGCGCGAGCTGCTGCAGAAGCTCCAGCCGACCCGGTGGGAGGACCTGATCGTCGACATCTCACTGTTCCGGCCCGGCCCCGTGAAGTCGGACATGATCAATCCATACCTGCGGCGCCGACACGGGATGGAGGCGCCGACATACGCGCATCCCGCACTCCGCTCGGCGCTCCGCGAGACGTTCGGCGTGATCGTCTACCACGAGCAGGTCATGCGGACGGTCTCGTCGATCGGCGGGTACTCGCTCACGGAGGCCGATTTCATCCGCCGCCACCTCGACCGCGACGACATGGTCCCGTCGATGCGAAGTGACTTCCTCCGCCGAGCGAAGGCCCGCAACGTTCCCGACGAGGTCGCCGAACGGACGTGGAACGACGTCGCCGAGTTCGCCAGCTTCGGGTTCTGCAAGGCGCACGCGGCAGCGTTCGCCGTGCCGACGTACCAGTCCGCGTGGCTCAAGACGCACTACCCGGCCCATTTCCTCGCGGGCGTGCTGACGCACGACCCCGGCATGTACCCGCGCCGGCTGATCCTCGAGGACGCCCGCGAGCACGGCATCCCGATCCTGCCGCTCGACGTGAACCGCTCCGAGCCGGAGTACGTCGTCGAGCCCGTATTTCTCGACAGAGACGCTGAGATCGGGGCACGTCTCGGGCTGCTCGTCTCCGCTTCGCACGACGTTCGTGCTGAAGACGGCTCTGCGGGCTCCGCTCCGCTCGACGACGCCCGAGACGCGACCCCTCCCCGCGCGACGTACGGCATCAGGCTGGCGCTGAACGACGTGCACGGAATCTCCGACGCCGAGGTGCGCTCGATCCTGCAGGTGCGTGCGGATCGTCCGTTCCGCGACGTCGGGGACTTCCTGAGACGCACGGCGGTTTCGCGTCCGGTGGTCGAGGCGATCGCGCATGCCGGCGGGTTCGACGAGATCGACGGCGGCACGCGCCGCGACCGCCTGTATGCCGCGATGACGACCGCGCCGCAGCGCGAGGGCGATCAGCTGGCGCTCGAACTCACCGCGCGGATGAACGAACCCCATCGAACGTCGCTCGACGAGTACACCGACGCCGAACGGGTCCGCGCCGAGCTCGAGGTCCTCGGCCTGGATGCCAGTCGTCATCTGGTGAGCTTCTTCGAACCGCTCATCGCAGACCTCGGCGCGACGCGCGCGAACGACCTATATCGGCGTCGAGCGGACGAGCGCGTCATGGTCGTCGGTGTCAAGGTCGCGTCGCAGACGCCAGCGATCCGGAGCGGGCAGCGCATCATCTTCCTCACGCTCGACGACGCGACCGGGCCGATCGACGTCACGGTGTTCGAGAGCGTCCAGCCGAAGGTCGCCAAGACGGTGTTCCACTCGTTCGTTCTCGCCGTCGTGGGAACCGTCCGTCGCACGGGCGTCAAGGGCGTGAGCGTGATCGCGGAGGACGTGTGGGATCTCGTCGCGCTGCACCAAGCGCGACGCGACGGTCGGCTCGTCGAGGCGCTCGGGCACGAGGGACCGGCCACCGCCGCCGCCGTTCCGCGGAAGCTCTGGCACTCGAGCGGCGGGTCGGCCGGCCGCTGA
- the dinB gene encoding DNA polymerase IV: protein MSEANVVRTPGQKILESILHVDLDAFYASVEVLKDASLAGKPVVVGGAGTRGVVMSASYEARAYGIRNAMPAVRARRLCPDAVFMPPDFESYQAHSNRFREILLAITPTVEPISLDEAFLDVSGAYLLFGAPVAIAEKVRRDVRDGIGIACSVGVGPTKLVAKLASRKAKPDGLVAVTGEDVDAFLTPLPARALWGVGEKTAELLSRLGVRTVGDLARTPPAVLARLVGEQQATNLNDLARGIDSRRVVAYEAPKSVSHEETFDRDLDDHEELLREILALSQKVGARLREDGYRARTVTLKVRLANFTTLTRSRTTDPPTDVAADLYHHASEMFRALPGARRRVRLLGVAATGLLAAGEQQLALLRGERWSDVERAVDRIDKRFGLGSAMPAALLDRRRERRGSSDRGSSDRG, encoded by the coding sequence GTGAGCGAAGCGAACGTCGTGCGGACCCCGGGGCAGAAGATCCTCGAGTCGATCCTCCACGTCGACCTGGACGCCTTCTACGCGTCGGTCGAGGTGCTGAAGGACGCGAGCCTCGCCGGCAAGCCGGTCGTCGTCGGCGGCGCCGGCACGCGCGGCGTCGTGATGTCCGCCTCTTACGAGGCGCGCGCGTACGGGATCCGCAACGCCATGCCCGCCGTCCGAGCTCGCCGCCTTTGTCCGGATGCCGTGTTCATGCCGCCCGACTTCGAGTCGTACCAGGCGCACTCGAACCGGTTCCGCGAGATCCTGCTCGCGATCACGCCGACGGTGGAACCCATCTCGCTCGACGAGGCGTTCCTCGACGTGTCGGGGGCGTATCTGCTGTTCGGCGCGCCGGTGGCCATCGCGGAGAAGGTCAGGCGAGACGTCCGCGACGGCATCGGCATCGCGTGCTCGGTCGGAGTCGGGCCGACCAAACTCGTCGCCAAGTTGGCGTCACGGAAAGCGAAGCCCGACGGGCTTGTCGCCGTCACCGGCGAGGACGTCGACGCGTTCCTTACGCCGTTGCCCGCCCGAGCGCTGTGGGGCGTGGGGGAGAAGACCGCCGAGCTGCTCTCGCGACTCGGTGTTCGGACCGTCGGCGATCTCGCCCGAACGCCGCCCGCCGTGCTCGCCCGCCTCGTCGGCGAACAGCAGGCGACGAATCTCAACGATCTCGCTCGCGGCATCGACTCACGACGCGTCGTCGCCTACGAGGCGCCGAAGTCGGTGAGCCACGAGGAAACGTTCGATCGCGATCTTGACGATCACGAGGAGCTTCTGCGCGAGATCCTCGCGCTGTCGCAGAAGGTCGGTGCGCGCCTGCGCGAGGACGGGTATCGCGCGAGGACCGTGACGCTCAAGGTTCGGCTGGCGAACTTCACCACGCTGACGCGTTCGCGAACGACCGACCCGCCGACGGATGTCGCCGCCGACCTGTACCACCACGCGTCCGAGATGTTCCGCGCTCTCCCCGGCGCCAGGAGGCGGGTACGTCTCCTCGGCGTCGCGGCCACCGGACTCCTCGCTGCCGGAGAGCAGCAGCTGGCGCTCCTTCGCGGCGAGCGCTGGAGCGACGTCGAGCGCGCCGTCGATCGGATCGACAAACGGTTCGGCCTGGGAAGCGCGATGCCGGCGGCGCTCCTCGACCGACGTCGCGAACGCCGCGGCTCGTCCGACCGCGGCTCGTCCGACCGGGGGTAG
- a CDS encoding DUF3040 domain-containing protein has protein sequence MPLSPDEQRILEEIEQRLSEEDPRLAEQVSRTSLYTHLARRIRWSAFAFLVGFVMLMSFFASLYVAAAGFIVMLASSLMIYRYLKQLGRDQVRVVQVNSGRFSIAGFLARIAGRFRDRPKEPPTDP, from the coding sequence ATGCCATTGTCGCCGGACGAGCAGCGGATCCTCGAAGAGATCGAACAGCGCCTATCCGAGGAGGACCCCCGCCTCGCGGAGCAAGTCAGCCGAACGTCGCTGTACACCCACCTCGCGCGTCGCATCCGCTGGTCGGCGTTCGCGTTCCTCGTGGGCTTCGTGATGCTGATGTCGTTCTTCGCCTCGCTGTACGTCGCGGCCGCGGGGTTCATCGTGATGCTCGCGTCGTCCCTGATGATCTACCGCTACTTGAAGCAACTCGGCCGCGATCAGGTTCGCGTCGTCCAGGTGAACTCCGGTCGGTTCTCCATTGCGGGTTTTCTGGCACGGATCGCTGGGCGTTTCCGCGACCGCCCCAAGGAGCCACCGACAGATCCCTAG
- a CDS encoding MerR family transcriptional regulator → MDGFTAHQATKFTGCTPRQLRYWDQIGLVRPSVQGTGGRPGVPRMYSFRDLVALKVVRSLLTSGMSLQRVRRAWEYLNRRAHLDQHLSEVKLITDGVSIFKVARRNGEIIDALNEGQLAFFVAIDEIASGLDAKIGQFRDDRDRFVRALREAAAHAQTGW, encoded by the coding sequence ATGGATGGTTTCACCGCGCATCAAGCCACCAAGTTCACCGGGTGCACGCCGCGTCAACTCAGGTACTGGGACCAGATCGGCCTCGTCAGACCCTCCGTTCAGGGCACGGGAGGCCGTCCCGGCGTGCCGCGGATGTACTCGTTCAGAGACCTCGTCGCCCTGAAGGTCGTCAGATCCCTCCTCACGAGCGGGATGTCGCTCCAGCGCGTCCGCCGAGCCTGGGAGTACCTGAATCGGCGCGCTCACCTGGACCAGCACCTGTCCGAGGTCAAGCTCATCACCGACGGCGTGAGCATCTTCAAGGTCGCGCGACGCAACGGCGAGATCATCGACGCCCTGAACGAGGGCCAACTGGCGTTCTTCGTGGCGATCGACGAGATCGCGTCGGGCCTCGACGCGAAGATCGGTCAGTTTCGGGATGACCGCGACCGGTTCGTCCGCGCGCTTCGCGAGGCCGCGGCACATGCCCAGACCGGGTGGTAG